One region of Aminobacterium colombiense DSM 12261 genomic DNA includes:
- a CDS encoding NCS2 family permease, with amino-acid sequence MASWLEKRFKVREAGSDVRTEILAGITTFMTMAYIIFVNPSIMESAGMPFGPVMTATCLASAFATLLMAFLANYPIALSVGMGLNAFFAFGVVLGMGISWQTALAAIFTEGVIFILLTLTRLREEVVNAIPTSLKIGISTGIGLFITFIGLQSAGIIVNNDAVLVGMGNLKTPTALLAILGFFIMVTMEARRIRGAILWGILIITAASIPLGVTNMPNGLISMPPSIAPIFAKLDFSSILNPNFWIVVFTFFFVDFFDTVGTLVGVTHRAGMLDAEGNLPRAKEALLADAIGTAAGAILGTSTVTSYVESASGVEQGGRTGLTALVTAVLFILALFFSPLVAIVPACATGPALVMVGIFMMMSLKQFDFTEWTDLVPACIAIFTMPFSYSIAAGIEFGVISFVIVKFFTGRKYQISPMMVFLFVVFILKEIFF; translated from the coding sequence ATGGCTTCATGGCTTGAAAAACGTTTTAAAGTGCGGGAAGCAGGAAGTGACGTGCGTACTGAAATTTTGGCGGGGATAACGACCTTTATGACAATGGCGTATATTATTTTCGTCAATCCAAGTATTATGGAAAGTGCAGGAATGCCTTTCGGTCCCGTAATGACCGCCACATGCCTCGCAAGCGCTTTTGCCACTCTTCTCATGGCATTCCTAGCCAACTACCCCATTGCTCTTTCAGTAGGCATGGGGCTTAATGCCTTCTTTGCCTTCGGAGTAGTCCTTGGAATGGGGATCAGCTGGCAAACCGCCTTGGCCGCCATATTCACTGAAGGCGTCATTTTCATACTCCTTACATTAACACGTCTTCGCGAAGAAGTGGTCAACGCCATCCCAACATCCCTAAAGATAGGCATCTCTACAGGTATCGGCTTGTTTATTACATTTATCGGCCTTCAAAGCGCTGGCATTATTGTTAACAACGATGCTGTTCTGGTGGGCATGGGCAATTTGAAAACCCCCACTGCCCTCTTAGCCATCCTCGGCTTCTTCATAATGGTCACCATGGAAGCCCGGCGAATCAGAGGAGCCATCCTCTGGGGCATACTCATCATTACTGCGGCAAGTATCCCACTAGGTGTTACAAACATGCCTAACGGCCTCATTTCAATGCCGCCATCTATTGCCCCCATATTCGCAAAACTTGACTTTTCTTCTATTCTGAACCCCAACTTCTGGATAGTTGTCTTTACCTTTTTCTTTGTAGATTTCTTTGACACAGTTGGAACCCTTGTAGGCGTAACCCACAGAGCAGGAATGCTCGATGCCGAGGGTAACCTTCCCAGAGCAAAAGAAGCTCTTCTTGCCGACGCTATTGGAACCGCAGCCGGCGCCATTCTGGGAACATCAACAGTTACATCATATGTAGAAAGCGCCAGCGGCGTAGAACAGGGAGGCCGGACAGGTCTCACCGCTCTTGTAACGGCAGTCCTTTTTATTTTAGCTCTCTTCTTCAGCCCATTAGTTGCCATTGTTCCCGCCTGTGCTACGGGCCCTGCCCTTGTTATGGTTGGCATCTTTATGATGATGAGCTTAAAACAATTTGATTTTACCGAGTGGACAGACCTCGTTCCAGCCTGTATCGCTATTTTTACTATGCCATTCAGCTACAGTATTGCGGCAGGAATCGAATTCGGAGTAATCAGTTTTGTCATAGTAAAGTTTTTCACCGGGCGCAAATATCAAATCAGTCCCATGATGGTCTTCCTCTTTGTGGTATTTATCCTCAAGGAGATATTCTTTTAA